The following are encoded in a window of Urocitellus parryii isolate mUroPar1 chromosome 7, mUroPar1.hap1, whole genome shotgun sequence genomic DNA:
- the Cyb5d2 gene encoding neuferricin isoform X1 gives MQSTCGRGLLLSLAVVAAAVLAARLMGWWGPRAVFRLFIPEELARYRGRPGDPGLYLALLGRVYDVSSGRRHYEPGAHYSGFAGRDASRAFVTGDYTEAGLVDDVIDLSFSEMLILQNWILFYEKNYVFVGRVIGRFYGEDGQPTPELIQVEAMMVKGLEANKREQKEKQKFPPCNAEWSATKGSRFWCSQKSGGVSRDWIGVPRKLYKPGAKEPRCVCVRTTGPPSDQLPDNPIHTNRGDLDDPNLGEYTGCPPLAITCSFPL, from the exons ATGCAGAGCACCTGCGGGCGTGGACTCTTGTTGAGCCTGGCTGTGGTGGCGGCGGCAGTGTTGGCAGCACGGCTAATGGGCTGGTGGGGTCCCCGCGCCGTCTTTCGCCTTTTCATACCCGAGGAGCTGGCCCGGTACCGCGGCAGGCCAGGGGATCCGGGCCTTTACTTGGCATTGCTCGGCCGCGTCTACGACGTGTCCTCTGGCCGAAGGCACTACGAGCCTGGGGCACACTATAGCGGCTTTGCAG GCCGAGATGCATCCAGAGCATTTGTGACTGGAGACTACACTGAAGCAGGCCTTGTGGATGATGTAATTGATCTGTCCTTCTCTGAGATGCTGATACTTCaaaattggattttattctaTGAGAAGAATTATGTTTTTGTTG GAAGGGTGATAGGAAGGTTCTATGGAGAAGATGGGCAGCCAACCCCAGAACTGATTCAGGTGGAAGCCATGATGGTCAAAGGCCTGGAGGCAAATAAACGGGAacagaaagagaagcagaagTTCCCACCCTGCAATGCTGAGTGGAGTGCCACCAAGGGTAGCCGCTTCTGGTGTTCCCAAAAGAG TGGAGGTGTGAGCAGAGACTGGATTGGCGTCCCCAGAAAGCTATATAAGCCAGGAGCCAAGGAACcccgctgtgtgtgtgtgagaacaaCCGGCCCCCCTAGTGACCAGCTGCCTGACAACCCTATACACACAAATCGTGGGGACTTGGATGACCCCAACTTGGGGGAATACACAGGCTGCCCGCCTCTGGCCATCACATGCTCCTTCCCACTCTAA
- the Cyb5d2 gene encoding neuferricin isoform X2 gives MLILQNWILFYEKNYVFVGRVIGRFYGEDGQPTPELIQVEAMMVKGLEANKREQKEKQKFPPCNAEWSATKGSRFWCSQKSGGVSRDWIGVPRKLYKPGAKEPRCVCVRTTGPPSDQLPDNPIHTNRGDLDDPNLGEYTGCPPLAITCSFPL, from the exons ATGCTGATACTTCaaaattggattttattctaTGAGAAGAATTATGTTTTTGTTG GAAGGGTGATAGGAAGGTTCTATGGAGAAGATGGGCAGCCAACCCCAGAACTGATTCAGGTGGAAGCCATGATGGTCAAAGGCCTGGAGGCAAATAAACGGGAacagaaagagaagcagaagTTCCCACCCTGCAATGCTGAGTGGAGTGCCACCAAGGGTAGCCGCTTCTGGTGTTCCCAAAAGAG TGGAGGTGTGAGCAGAGACTGGATTGGCGTCCCCAGAAAGCTATATAAGCCAGGAGCCAAGGAACcccgctgtgtgtgtgtgagaacaaCCGGCCCCCCTAGTGACCAGCTGCCTGACAACCCTATACACACAAATCGTGGGGACTTGGATGACCCCAACTTGGGGGAATACACAGGCTGCCCGCCTCTGGCCATCACATGCTCCTTCCCACTCTAA